Proteins found in one Muntiacus reevesi chromosome 2, mMunRee1.1, whole genome shotgun sequence genomic segment:
- the ALG1 gene encoding chitobiosyldiphosphodolichol beta-mannosyltransferase isoform X1, whose product MAAFYVALLALSVSLPLLLLVAWKHWRWGRAARHVIVVVLGDVGRSPRMQYHALSLAKSGFSVTLLGFCNSKPHDELLHSDRIQIVSLTDLQRLAVGPHILQYGVKVVFQAVHLLWKLMCAEPAAYIFLQNPPGLPAIAVCWFAGCLCGSKLVVDWHNYGYSIMGLVHGPSHPLVLLAKWYEKLCGRLSHLNLCVTNAMQDDLAENWGIKAVTVYDKPASFFKETPLDLQHQLFMKLRRTYPVFRARSESSDSGAERSAFTERDALSGAVTRLCGRPALLVSSTSWTEDEDFSILLAALEKFEQLIDSGECLPSLVCVITGKGPLKDYYSCLIHQKRFQHIQVCTPWLEAEDYPLLLGSADLGVCLHRSSSGLDLPMKVVDMFGCCLPVCAVNFQCLHELVKHGENGLVFEDSEELAAQLQTLFSKFPDPAGKLHQFRESLRESEQLRWDESWERTVLPLISDT is encoded by the exons ATGGCGGCCTTCTACGTGGCGCTCCTGGCGCTGTCGGTGTccttgccgctgctgctgctggtggcgTGGAAGCACTGGCGGTGGGGGCGCGCGGCCCGCCACGTTATTGTCGTGGTGCTGGGCGACGTGGGCCGCAGCCCCCGCATGCAGTACCACGCGTTGTCACTGGCCAAGAGCGGCTTCTCCGTGACCCTCTTGGGGTTCTGCA ACTCCAAACCCCACGATGAGCTCTTGCACAGCGACAGAATTCAGATTGTGAGTCTGACAGACCTTCAGAGACTTGCAG TTGGGCCCCACATTCTCCAGTACGGAGTCAAAGTTGTATTCCAGGCAGTGCACCTGCTGTGGAAGTTGATGTGCGCGGAGCCAGCAGCCTACATCTTTCTCCAG AACCCTCCAGGCCTGCCCGCCATTGCTGTCTGCTGGTTCGCGGGCTGCCTCTGCGGGAGCAAGCTTGTCGTCGACTGGCACAACTACGGCTATTCCATTATGGGTCTGGTGCACGGCCCCAGCCACCCCCTCGTTCTGCTGGCCAAGTG GTACGAGAAGCTTTGCGGACGCCTGTCCCACCTGAACCTGTGTGTGACCAACGCGATGCAGGACGACCTGGCTGAGAACTGGGGCATCAA AGCTGTGACCGTGTACGACAAGCCAGCATCTTTCTTCAAAGAGACGCCCTTGGACCTGCAACATCAGCTCTTTATGAAGCTGAGGCGCACCTACCCTGTGTTCAGGGCCCG CTCAGAATCCTCGGACTCGGGTGCAGAGCGGTCAGCCTTCACGGAGCGGGATGCCTTGAGTGGAGCGGTGACCCGTCTCTGCGGGCGGCCGGCCCTGTTGGTCAGCAGCACGAGCTGGACAG AGGATGAAGACTTCTCCATCTTGCTGGCGGCACTAGAAA agtttGAACAGTTGATCGACAGTGGGGAATGCCTTCCTTCTCTGGTTTGTGTCATAACAG GCAAAGGGCCTCTGAAGGACTATTACAGCTGCCTCATCCATCAGAAGCGCTTCCAGCACATCCAGGTCTGCACCCCATGGCTGGAGGCTGAGGACTACCCCTTGCTTCTGG GGTCTGCAGACCTGGGCGTCTGCCTGCACCGGTCCTCCAGTGGCCTGGACCTGCCCATGAAGGTGGTGGACATGTTTGGATGCTGCCTGCCCGTGTGTGCCGTGAACTTCCAGTG CTTACACGAGCTTGTGAAACACGGGGAGAACGGGCTGGTCTTCGAGGACTCGGAGGAGCTGGCAGCTCAGCTGCAG ACACTTTTCTCGAAGTTTCCCGATCCTGCTGGCAAACTGCACCAGTTCCGCGAGAGCCTCCGGGAGTCAGAGCAACTCCGCTGGGATGAGAGCTGGGAGCGGACGGTGCTCCCTTTGATCTCAGACACGTGA
- the ALG1 gene encoding chitobiosyldiphosphodolichol beta-mannosyltransferase isoform X2, which produces MAAFYVALLALSVSLPLLLLVAWKHWRWGRAARHVIVVVLGDVGRSPRMQYHALSLAKSGFSVTLLGFCNSKPHDELLHSDRIQIVSLTDLQRLAVGPHILQYGVKVVFQAVHLLWKLMCAEPAAYIFLQNPPGLPAIAVCWFAGCLCGSKLVVDWHNYGYSIMGLVHGPSHPLVLLAKWYEKLCGRLSHLNLCVTNAMQDDLAENWGIKAVTVYDKPASFFKETPLDLQHQLFMKLRRTYPVFRARSESSDSGAERSAFTERDALSGAVTRLCGRPALLVSSTSWTEDEDFSILLAALEKFEQLIDSGECLPSLALVHSPVAAWSPGAQPALTSPSPSPSPCRVCRPGRLPAPVLQWPGPAHEGGGHVWMLPARVCRELPVLTRACETRGERAGLRGLGGAGSSAADTFLEVSRSCWQTAPVPREPPGVRATPLG; this is translated from the exons ATGGCGGCCTTCTACGTGGCGCTCCTGGCGCTGTCGGTGTccttgccgctgctgctgctggtggcgTGGAAGCACTGGCGGTGGGGGCGCGCGGCCCGCCACGTTATTGTCGTGGTGCTGGGCGACGTGGGCCGCAGCCCCCGCATGCAGTACCACGCGTTGTCACTGGCCAAGAGCGGCTTCTCCGTGACCCTCTTGGGGTTCTGCA ACTCCAAACCCCACGATGAGCTCTTGCACAGCGACAGAATTCAGATTGTGAGTCTGACAGACCTTCAGAGACTTGCAG TTGGGCCCCACATTCTCCAGTACGGAGTCAAAGTTGTATTCCAGGCAGTGCACCTGCTGTGGAAGTTGATGTGCGCGGAGCCAGCAGCCTACATCTTTCTCCAG AACCCTCCAGGCCTGCCCGCCATTGCTGTCTGCTGGTTCGCGGGCTGCCTCTGCGGGAGCAAGCTTGTCGTCGACTGGCACAACTACGGCTATTCCATTATGGGTCTGGTGCACGGCCCCAGCCACCCCCTCGTTCTGCTGGCCAAGTG GTACGAGAAGCTTTGCGGACGCCTGTCCCACCTGAACCTGTGTGTGACCAACGCGATGCAGGACGACCTGGCTGAGAACTGGGGCATCAA AGCTGTGACCGTGTACGACAAGCCAGCATCTTTCTTCAAAGAGACGCCCTTGGACCTGCAACATCAGCTCTTTATGAAGCTGAGGCGCACCTACCCTGTGTTCAGGGCCCG CTCAGAATCCTCGGACTCGGGTGCAGAGCGGTCAGCCTTCACGGAGCGGGATGCCTTGAGTGGAGCGGTGACCCGTCTCTGCGGGCGGCCGGCCCTGTTGGTCAGCAGCACGAGCTGGACAG AGGATGAAGACTTCTCCATCTTGCTGGCGGCACTAGAAA agtttGAACAGTTGATCGACAGTGGGGAATGCCTTCCTTCTCTG GCCTTGGTACACAGCCCTGTGGCTGCGTGGTCACCGGGCGCGCAGCCGGCGCTGACCTCGCCCTcgccctcaccctcaccttgcAGGGTCTGCAGACCTGGGCGTCTGCCTGCACCGGTCCTCCAGTGGCCTGGACCTGCCCATGAAGGTGGTGGACATGTTTGGATGCTGCCTGCCCGTGTGTGCCGTGAACTTCCAGTG CTTACACGAGCTTGTGAAACACGGGGAGAACGGGCTGGTCTTCGAGGACTCGGAGGAGCTGGCAGCTCAGCTGCAG ACACTTTTCTCGAAGTTTCCCGATCCTGCTGGCAAACTGCACCAGTTCCGCGAGAGCCTCCGGGAGTCAGAGCAACTCCGCTGGGATGA
- the ALG1 gene encoding chitobiosyldiphosphodolichol beta-mannosyltransferase isoform X3, translating into MCAEPAAYIFLQNPPGLPAIAVCWFAGCLCGSKLVVDWHNYGYSIMGLVHGPSHPLVLLAKWYEKLCGRLSHLNLCVTNAMQDDLAENWGIKAVTVYDKPASFFKETPLDLQHQLFMKLRRTYPVFRARSESSDSGAERSAFTERDALSGAVTRLCGRPALLVSSTSWTEDEDFSILLAALEKFEQLIDSGECLPSLVCVITGKGPLKDYYSCLIHQKRFQHIQVCTPWLEAEDYPLLLGSADLGVCLHRSSSGLDLPMKVVDMFGCCLPVCAVNFQCLHELVKHGENGLVFEDSEELAAQLQTLFSKFPDPAGKLHQFRESLRESEQLRWDESWERTVLPLISDT; encoded by the exons ATGTGCGCGGAGCCAGCAGCCTACATCTTTCTCCAG AACCCTCCAGGCCTGCCCGCCATTGCTGTCTGCTGGTTCGCGGGCTGCCTCTGCGGGAGCAAGCTTGTCGTCGACTGGCACAACTACGGCTATTCCATTATGGGTCTGGTGCACGGCCCCAGCCACCCCCTCGTTCTGCTGGCCAAGTG GTACGAGAAGCTTTGCGGACGCCTGTCCCACCTGAACCTGTGTGTGACCAACGCGATGCAGGACGACCTGGCTGAGAACTGGGGCATCAA AGCTGTGACCGTGTACGACAAGCCAGCATCTTTCTTCAAAGAGACGCCCTTGGACCTGCAACATCAGCTCTTTATGAAGCTGAGGCGCACCTACCCTGTGTTCAGGGCCCG CTCAGAATCCTCGGACTCGGGTGCAGAGCGGTCAGCCTTCACGGAGCGGGATGCCTTGAGTGGAGCGGTGACCCGTCTCTGCGGGCGGCCGGCCCTGTTGGTCAGCAGCACGAGCTGGACAG AGGATGAAGACTTCTCCATCTTGCTGGCGGCACTAGAAA agtttGAACAGTTGATCGACAGTGGGGAATGCCTTCCTTCTCTGGTTTGTGTCATAACAG GCAAAGGGCCTCTGAAGGACTATTACAGCTGCCTCATCCATCAGAAGCGCTTCCAGCACATCCAGGTCTGCACCCCATGGCTGGAGGCTGAGGACTACCCCTTGCTTCTGG GGTCTGCAGACCTGGGCGTCTGCCTGCACCGGTCCTCCAGTGGCCTGGACCTGCCCATGAAGGTGGTGGACATGTTTGGATGCTGCCTGCCCGTGTGTGCCGTGAACTTCCAGTG CTTACACGAGCTTGTGAAACACGGGGAGAACGGGCTGGTCTTCGAGGACTCGGAGGAGCTGGCAGCTCAGCTGCAG ACACTTTTCTCGAAGTTTCCCGATCCTGCTGGCAAACTGCACCAGTTCCGCGAGAGCCTCCGGGAGTCAGAGCAACTCCGCTGGGATGAGAGCTGGGAGCGGACGGTGCTCCCTTTGATCTCAGACACGTGA